One window from the genome of Nicotiana tomentosiformis chromosome 5, ASM39032v3, whole genome shotgun sequence encodes:
- the LOC138892866 gene encoding uncharacterized protein: MVQTLRENKLYANFSKCEFWLDSVEFLGHVVSIEGIKVDSKKIEAVQSWPRLSSATEIRSFLGLARCYYRFVKGFSSMDTPMTRLTQKGAPFRWTEESEESFQKLKTALTIASVEHQYDDLHLLVLKDTVQHDNAKEVTIRDDGVLQMQGRLCVPNVDDFYELILQEAHSSQYSIYSGAAKMYQDLRQHYWWMRIKKDIVEYVALCLNCQHAKYLHQQPGGLLQRLEFPECKWGWVIMDFVVGVP; encoded by the exons ATggtccagaccttgagagaaaataagttgtatgcaaatttttcaaaatgtgaattctggcttgattcggtggaaTTTTTGGGACATGTAGTGTCgattgaggggatcaaggtagattcaaagaagattgaagcagtgcagagttggcccagactgtcttcagctactgagatccggagttttcttggtttggcaaggTGTTACTATCGATTCgtaaagggtttctcatctatggATActcctatgaccagattgacccagaagggtgctccgttcaggtggaccgaggagagtgaggagagctttcaaaagctcaagactgctttgactatagccagtgttg agcatcagtatgacgacctccatttgcttgtcctcaaggacacggttcagcacgacaatgccaaggaggtcactattagggatgatggtgtGTTACAGATGCAGGGTCGCCTAtgcgtgcctaatgtagatgatttctatgagttgattcttcaagaggcccacagttcgcagtACTCTATTTattcgggtgccgctaagatgtatcaggacttgaggcaacactattggtggatgagaataaagaaagacatagtggagtatgtagctctgTGCCTTAATTGTCAGCATGCGAAGTATTTGCATCAAcaaccaggtggattgcttcagaggctagagttTCCAGAGTGTAAATGGGGGTGGGttattatggattttgttgttggggtCCCatag